The sequence below is a genomic window from Inediibacterium massiliense.
TATCATGATGTAGGTGGAGCACATTCTACTATTGTAGCCGCGGCTATTCATTTAAATCAACTACCCTTAGATTATATTCCAGATAAAAATGAACTTCTTGCACTTCCGTTATTTGATAAAATACAAAAAAAAGATATAGCAAGACTGATTTATCATGGAAAAGATGAATATGGTCATTCTATCTATACCATTGGGAGAAAAAATTCTGCTCATCTTGTAGTCAATGCTATTGAAACGGTATTTCAGATGTTGAACTTTCCTCAAAATGAAATTTTATGTGTAGACACATCTCCTGCTGTAAACAACTTGATGCGAATAGGAGGAGGCAGTTCTAGAAAATTTGGACTTGTATCCTTTGGAAGACCTATTGTCACTTATGGAACTTTAAAAGCTTATTCAAATATTTCTGAAATTGTAAAAAAAACAAAAAGAAAAATAGTACCATAGATGAAGTACTATTTCATAAATTTAATAATTGTTTGTAATACCTTATCTACCTCTTCTTTGCTAATCATATCCTGATCACCTAATAAGCAATCTTTTGCATGCTCTTGTAATATAATAAGGCCTACTTTATGAATAGAAGCTCTAATAGCTGCAATTTGAAGAAGAACATCATTACAACTTTTTGTATCTTCCTCAATCATTTTTTCTACTCCAGCTATATGTCCCTTTATGGTTCTTAATCTATTAATTAAATCCTTTTTTGAATCCATATCTATATCCTCCGTTCAAATTCTTTTCATATTATTGTACCACATTTTATTCATTTATATAATTTCCTAAAAAATAAGAAAAAATTATAAAAATAGTGTCACTTTTATACTCTCATCAATATGATATATTAAGAGCGCAATCATTGTTCTTTAAAAGGGGGATATAAACATATGGAACAAAATAAACAATGTTTATTTGGCTGTGGGAATGACATCTGGATTTGGATCATTGTAATATTTTTCATATTTTGTATTTGCGATGGTGGCTTTCCATTCTTTGGACTTGGAGACAGATAAAATCATGTATGAGCCATCCTAAAAAATCCTTTGTCTTTTATGCAAAGGATTTTTTACTCTTTAAGAAGTTATATACATGAATAAATTTTGGATAGCTTTAGAAAGTTAGCTTTTCATCAACTTTTAAGCAACGGAAATTCTGAATAAAATGAAAGAATTTCGCTTAAGCCATGAGCAATTCCGAGAGGAATATGCGAATTTTTTTAGGCACAGATGTCCTATAAATTTCATAGACTATAGTATACAAAAGAAAAATAAAATATTAAATTTTTAAAGGAGGTATATATGATGGCTAATGCACAACAATATGGATATGGTTGTGGATATGATAGCAGTTTATTATTTTTCTTCTTACTTCTAGTTATTTTATTCTGTGGTGGCTGGGGATATGGTTATTAGTAGTAATTTTTTCTTTCTTAAAAAGAGAATTGGGCATTCACCCAGTTCTTTTTTTTAAGGAATAAATTCTATGCATAAAATAGCTATTGTACAAATATATTATTAGTACAATGTCAACGTAGCGAGGTGATTCATTTATGTTAAAAATTCTTATTCTCAAAAGACGAACTCTATATATTGCACTTGTTCTCCTGATCATATTACTGATTGGAATTGTTTTTTTTACACTCTCAGGTTCAGATGAAACTTTTTTAGATTCAGAAAGAGTAAAATACAATTATAAAAAGGTATCTTTTGAACAAGCAAA
It includes:
- a CDS encoding DUF3189 family protein; this encodes MYIVYHDVGGAHSTIVAAAIHLNQLPLDYIPDKNELLALPLFDKIQKKDIARLIYHGKDEYGHSIYTIGRKNSAHLVVNAIETVFQMLNFPQNEILCVDTSPAVNNLMRIGGGSSRKFGLVSFGRPIVTYGTLKAYSNISEIVKKTKRKIVP
- a CDS encoding metal-sensitive transcriptional regulator, giving the protein MDSKKDLINRLRTIKGHIAGVEKMIEEDTKSCNDVLLQIAAIRASIHKVGLIILQEHAKDCLLGDQDMISKEEVDKVLQTIIKFMK